A stretch of the Pelodiscus sinensis isolate JC-2024 chromosome 8, ASM4963464v1, whole genome shotgun sequence genome encodes the following:
- the SLC25A28 gene encoding mitoferrin-2 isoform X2 → MKSAAGCVATLLHDAAMNPVEVVKQRMQMYNSPYQRVTDCVRAVWRNEGAGAFYRSYTTQLTMNIPFQAIHFMTYEFLQEQLNPHRQYNPGSHVVSGACAGAVAAAATTPLDVCKTLLNTQESLALNSNISGHITGMANAFRTVYRVGGVTAYFRGVQARVIYQMPSTAIAWSVYEFFKYILTKRQEERRAGK, encoded by the exons ATGAAAA GTGCAGCAGGGTGTGTAGCAACATTGCTCCATGATGCAGCTATGAACCCTGTGGAAG TGGTCAAGCAGAGGATGCAGATGTACAACTCCCCATACCAGCGGGTGACGGACTGTGTGCGAGCCGTATGGCGCAATGAAGGGGCTGGAGCCTTCTACCGCAGCTACACCACCCAGCTCACCATGAACATCCCCTTCCAAGCCATCCACTTCATGACCTATGAGTTTCTGCAGGAGCAGCTCAACCCCCACAGACAGTACAACCCTGGCTCCCATGTGGTCTCGGGGGCCTGCGCAGGTgccgtggctgctgctgctaccacgCCATTGGACGTTTGCAAAACGCTGCTCAACACCCAGGAGTCCCTGGCCTTGAACTCCAACATCAGTGGACATATCACAGGCATGGCTAATGCCTTCAGGACGGTGTACCGAGTGGGCGGTGTGACCGCCTACTTCCGTGGGGTCCAGGCCCGGGTCATTTACCAGATGCCCTCCACAGCAATAGCTTGGTCTGTGTACGAGTTTTTCAAATACATCCTCACCAAGCGCCAGGAGGAGCGCCGGGCTGGGAAGTGA
- the SLC25A28 gene encoding mitoferrin-2 isoform X1: MELGAGAGAGAGPGGGPEPGRVLLLLGGGPAWARRGGPEAGPGPGGAEAARRPEPGSDPDYEALPQGAAVSTHMLAGAVAGVLEHCVMYPIDCVKTRMQSLQPEPAARYRNVLEALWRIVQTEGFWRPMRGMNITATGAGPAHALYFACYEKLKKTLSDVIHAGGNSHVANGAAGCVATLLHDAAMNPVEVVKQRMQMYNSPYQRVTDCVRAVWRNEGAGAFYRSYTTQLTMNIPFQAIHFMTYEFLQEQLNPHRQYNPGSHVVSGACAGAVAAAATTPLDVCKTLLNTQESLALNSNISGHITGMANAFRTVYRVGGVTAYFRGVQARVIYQMPSTAIAWSVYEFFKYILTKRQEERRAGK, from the exons ATGGAGCTGGGGGCGGGCGCGGGGGCGGGCGcgggccccgggggcgggccggAGCCGGGCCgcgtcctgctgctgctgggcgggGGCCCCGCgtgggcccggcggggggggccggAGGCCGGGCCGGGGCCCGGGGGCGCGGAGGCGGCGCGGCGGCCGGAGCCCGGCTCCGACCCGGACTACGAGGCGCTGCCGCAGGGCGCCGCCGTCTCCACCCACATGCTGGCCGGGGCCGTGGCGGGGGTGCTGGAGCATTGCGTCATGTACCCCATCGACTGCGTCAAg ACGCGGATGCAGAGCTTGCAGCCGGAGCCTGCCGCCCGCTACCGGAACGTGCTCGAGGCCCTGTGGCGGATTGTCCAGACGGAGGGTTTCTGGAGGCCGATGCGGGGCATGAACATCACAGCCacgggggctggccctgcccacgCCTTGTATTTCGCCTGCTATGAAAAGTTAAAAAAGACATTGAGTGATGTCATCCATGCTGGGGGCAATAGCCATGTGGCCAACG GTGCAGCAGGGTGTGTAGCAACATTGCTCCATGATGCAGCTATGAACCCTGTGGAAG TGGTCAAGCAGAGGATGCAGATGTACAACTCCCCATACCAGCGGGTGACGGACTGTGTGCGAGCCGTATGGCGCAATGAAGGGGCTGGAGCCTTCTACCGCAGCTACACCACCCAGCTCACCATGAACATCCCCTTCCAAGCCATCCACTTCATGACCTATGAGTTTCTGCAGGAGCAGCTCAACCCCCACAGACAGTACAACCCTGGCTCCCATGTGGTCTCGGGGGCCTGCGCAGGTgccgtggctgctgctgctaccacgCCATTGGACGTTTGCAAAACGCTGCTCAACACCCAGGAGTCCCTGGCCTTGAACTCCAACATCAGTGGACATATCACAGGCATGGCTAATGCCTTCAGGACGGTGTACCGAGTGGGCGGTGTGACCGCCTACTTCCGTGGGGTCCAGGCCCGGGTCATTTACCAGATGCCCTCCACAGCAATAGCTTGGTCTGTGTACGAGTTTTTCAAATACATCCTCACCAAGCGCCAGGAGGAGCGCCGGGCTGGGAAGTGA